From Bordetella flabilis, the proteins below share one genomic window:
- a CDS encoding chromate transporter gives MRPLLSSSAADLRAEPPPPAEPPRLAQIFVAFAKIGLTSFGGGLSGWMLREFVQNRRWLSEDEFLSGLALAQAFPGVNVVNLSIWIGFRLRRSRGALLAALGMIVPPMAVAMVLAAVFAELAHSSTVHLVLAGIAAAAVGLSLQMGLRAAYRAATNAVPIVIMVVTFCAIFLAGLPLIWVVGVMAPLSVVLAYLRLRKRGDAP, from the coding sequence GTGCGCCCCTTACTGTCATCTTCCGCCGCCGACCTCCGGGCCGAACCCCCGCCGCCTGCCGAACCGCCCCGGCTCGCGCAAATCTTCGTCGCCTTCGCCAAGATCGGGCTGACCAGTTTCGGCGGCGGCCTTAGCGGCTGGATGCTGCGTGAATTCGTGCAGAACCGGCGCTGGCTGTCGGAAGACGAATTCCTGAGCGGGCTGGCGCTGGCCCAGGCGTTTCCCGGCGTCAACGTGGTCAACCTGTCGATCTGGATCGGTTTCCGCCTGCGCCGCAGCCGCGGCGCCCTGCTGGCGGCCCTGGGCATGATCGTGCCGCCCATGGCCGTTGCCATGGTGCTGGCCGCCGTATTCGCCGAGCTGGCGCATTCGTCCACCGTGCACCTGGTCCTCGCCGGCATTGCCGCCGCCGCCGTGGGCCTATCGCTGCAGATGGGGCTGCGCGCGGCCTACCGCGCGGCCACCAACGCCGTTCCCATCGTCATCATGGTGGTCACCTTTTGCGCCATCTTCCTGGCCGGTCTGCCGCTGATCTGGGTCGTGGGCGTGATGGCGCCGCTGTCCGTCGTGCTGGCCTACCTGCGGCTGCGCAAAAGAGGGGACGCACCATGA
- a CDS encoding glutamate synthase subunit beta has protein sequence MGKITGFLEYQRLQEAYEAPQARLKTWREFVLRLDDKASKVQAARCMDCGIPFCNNGCPVNNIIPDWNDLVYRQEWRKALDVLHSTNNFPEFTGRICPAPCEAACTLNINDDAVGIKSIERAIIDKGWEEGWVLPQPPSRKTGRKVAVVGSGPAGLACAQQLARAGHAVTVFEKSDRIGGLLRYGIPDFKLEKSQIDRRIAQMEAEGVEFRPSTFIGNPGDPAADGLTACTPEALREEFDAVVMAGGAETPRDLPVPGRELQGVYFAMDFLRQQNKAVAGDRLGDQTLAKGKHVVVIGGGDTGSDCVGTSNRHGALSVTQFELMPQPPESENKTLTWPYWPAKLRTSSSHEEGCDRDWAVTTKSLVGEKGMVRKLIAARVEWVKDEATGQMKMREVEGSEFEMQADLVLLAMGFVSPQQKVLEAFGVDRDTRGNVRANTDDYRTSVEKVFAAGDMRRGQSLVVWAIREGRQCARAVDAFLMGDSDLPR, from the coding sequence ATGGGCAAGATTACCGGCTTTCTCGAATACCAACGCCTGCAGGAGGCCTACGAGGCGCCGCAGGCGCGGCTGAAGACATGGCGCGAATTCGTGCTGCGCCTGGACGACAAGGCATCCAAGGTGCAGGCGGCGCGCTGCATGGACTGCGGCATCCCGTTCTGCAACAACGGCTGCCCGGTCAACAACATCATCCCGGACTGGAACGACCTGGTGTACCGGCAGGAGTGGCGCAAGGCGCTCGACGTCCTGCACTCCACCAACAACTTTCCGGAGTTCACCGGCCGCATCTGCCCGGCGCCGTGCGAAGCCGCCTGTACCTTGAACATCAACGATGACGCCGTCGGCATCAAGTCCATCGAGCGGGCCATCATCGACAAGGGGTGGGAAGAAGGCTGGGTGCTGCCGCAGCCGCCCTCGCGCAAGACGGGCAGGAAAGTCGCCGTCGTGGGTTCCGGTCCGGCCGGACTGGCCTGCGCCCAGCAACTCGCGCGCGCCGGCCACGCCGTGACCGTGTTCGAAAAGAGCGACCGCATCGGCGGCCTGCTGCGCTATGGCATCCCGGACTTCAAGCTGGAGAAATCGCAGATCGACCGCCGCATCGCCCAGATGGAAGCGGAAGGCGTGGAATTCCGCCCGTCCACCTTCATCGGCAACCCCGGCGATCCCGCCGCCGACGGCCTGACCGCGTGCACGCCCGAAGCCCTGCGCGAGGAATTCGATGCCGTGGTCATGGCGGGCGGCGCGGAAACCCCGCGCGATCTGCCTGTCCCGGGACGTGAGCTGCAGGGCGTGTATTTCGCCATGGATTTCCTGCGCCAGCAGAACAAGGCGGTGGCGGGTGATCGGCTCGGCGACCAGACCCTGGCCAAGGGCAAGCACGTCGTCGTGATCGGCGGCGGGGATACCGGATCGGACTGCGTGGGAACCAGCAACCGTCATGGCGCGCTGTCGGTAACCCAGTTCGAACTCATGCCGCAGCCGCCCGAATCGGAGAACAAAACCCTGACGTGGCCATACTGGCCGGCCAAGCTGCGCACGTCGTCGTCCCACGAGGAAGGCTGCGACCGCGACTGGGCAGTGACCACCAAGTCCCTGGTGGGCGAAAAAGGCATGGTGCGCAAGCTCATCGCCGCGCGCGTGGAATGGGTCAAGGACGAAGCAACCGGCCAGATGAAAATGCGCGAGGTCGAAGGCTCGGAATTCGAGATGCAGGCCGACCTGGTGCTGCTCGCCATGGGCTTCGTTTCGCCGCAGCAGAAGGTGCTGGAAGCGTTCGGGGTGGACCGCGATACCCGCGGCAACGTGCGCGCCAATACGGACGACTACCGCACCAGCGTGGAAAAGGTCTTCGCGGCCGGCGATATGCGGCGCGGCCAATCGCTGGTCGTGTGGGCCATCCGCGAGGGCCGCCAGTGCGCGCGCGCCGTGGATGCCTTCCTGATGGGCGACAGCGACCTGCCCCGGTAA